The following are from one region of the Bos mutus isolate GX-2022 chromosome 18, NWIPB_WYAK_1.1, whole genome shotgun sequence genome:
- the MAP3K10 gene encoding mitogen-activated protein kinase kinase kinase 10, producing MEEEEWGAAKEWGTTPAGPVWTAVFDYEAAGEEELTLRRGDRVQVLSQDCAVSGDEGWWTGQLPSGRVGVFPSNYVALGTPAAPAGLQLPQEIPFHELQLEEIIGVGGFGKVYRALWRGEEVAVKAARLDPERDPAVTAEQVRQEARLFGALQHPNIIALRGACLSPPHLCLVMEYARGGALSRVLAGRRVPPHVLVNWAVQVARGMNYLHNDAPVPIIHRDLKSINILILEAIENHNLADTVLKITDFGLAREWHKTTKMSAAGTYAWMAPEVIRLSLFSKSSDVWSFGVLLWELLTGEVPYREIDALAVAYGVAMNKLTLPIPSTCPEPFARLLEECWDPDPHGRPDFGSILKQLEVIEQSALFQMPLESFHSLQEDWKLEIQHMFDDLRTKEKELRSREEELLRAAQEQRFQEEQLRRREQELAEREMDIVERELHLLMCQLSQEKPRVRKRKGNFKRSRLLKLREGGSHISLPSGFEHKITVQASPTLDKRKGSDGASPPASPSIIPRLRAIRLTPVDGGGCSTSCSSSGGGGTWGRSSGPPKKEELVGGKKKGRTWGPSSTLQKERAGGEERLKALGEGSKQWSSSAPNLGKSPKHTPIAPGFASLNEMEEFAESDGGNSVPPSPYTTPSYLTVPLPAQPSPGARAPWEPSPPAPPARLGHGSRRRCELALLGCATLLGAVGLGADVAEARAADGEEQRRWLDGLFFPRGGRFPRGLSPTGRSPGRRDDAASGPGLAPSATLVSLSSVSDCNSTRSLLRSDSDEAAPAAPSPPPSPPPPQPSTNPLVDLELESFKKDPRQSLTPTHVTAARSVSRGHRRTPSDGALGQRGAPEPTGPGPGPRDPLDFPRLPDPQALFPTRRRPPEFPGRPTTLTFAPRPRPASSRPRLDPWKLVSFGQTLSISPPSRPDTPESPGLPSMQPTLLDMDMEGQSQDSTVPLCGAHGSR from the exons atggaggaggaggagtgggggGCGGCCAAGGAGTGGGGCACGACCCCCGCGGGGCCCGTCTGGACCGCAGTGTTCGACTACGAGGCGGCGGGCGAAGAGGAGCTGACCCTGCGGAGGGGTGACCGCGTCCAGGTGCTTTCCCAGGACTGTGCCGTGTCGGGCGACGAGGGCTGGTGGACCGGGCAGCTACCCAGCGGTCGTGTGGGCGTCTTCCCCAGCAACTACGTGGCCCTCGGCACCCCCGCCGCGCCCGCCGGCCTCCAGCTGCCCCAGGAGATCCCCTTCCACGAGCTGCAGCTAGAGGAGATCATCGGCGTAGGGGGCTTTGGCAAGGTCTATCGGGCCCTGTGGCGAGGCGAGGAGGTGGCCGTCAAGGCCGCCCGGCTGGACCCTGAACGGGACCCGGCAGTGACAGCAGAGCAGGTGCGCCAGGAGGCCCGACTCTTCGGCGCCCTGCAGCACCCCAACATCATTGCCCTCAGGGGCGCCTGCCTCAGCCCCCCACACCTCTGCCTGGTGATGGAGTATGCCAGAGGGGGCGCCCTGAGCAGGGTGCTGGCAGGGCGCCGGGTGCCCCCTCACGTGCTGGTCAACTGGGCTGTGCAGGTGGCCCGGGGCATGAACTACCTACACAATGATGCCCCTGTGCCCATCATCCACCGGGACCTCAAGTCCATCAACA TCCTTATCCTGGAGGCCATAGAGAACCACAACCTCGCAGACACGGTGCTCAAGATCACGGACTTTGGCCTCGCCCGCGAGTGGCACAAGACCACCAAAATGAGCGCTGCGGGGACATACGCCTGGATGGCCCCAGAGGTTATCcgtctctccctcttctccaaaAGCAGTGACGTCTGGAG CTTCGGGGTACTGCTCTGGGAGCTGCTGACGGGTGAGGTCCCCTACCGTGAAATCGACGCCTTGGCCGTGGCATATGGCGTGGCTATGAACAAGCTGACTCTGCCCATTCCCTCCACATGCCCCGAGCCCTTTGCCCGCCTACTGGAGG aaTGCTGGGACCCAGACCCCCACGGGCGGCCAGATTTTGGCAGCATCTTGAAGCAACTTGAAGTCATCGAACAGTCAGCCCTGTTCCAGATGCCGCTGGAGTCTTTTCACTCGCTGCAGGAAGACTGGAAGCTGGAGATTCAACACATGTTTGATGACCTCCGGACCAAGGAGAAG GAGCTCCGGAGCCGTGAAGAGGAGCTGCTGCGGGCGGCTCAGGAGCAGCGCTTCCAGGAGGAGCAGCTGCGGCGGCGCGAGCAGGAGCTGGCCGAGCGCGAGATGGACATCGTGGAGCGGGAGCTGCACCTGCTCATGTGCCAGCTGAGCCAGGAGAAGCCCCGGGTCCGCAAACGCAAGGGCAACTTCAAGCGCAGCCGCCTGCTCAAGCTGCGGGAAGGCGGCAGCCACATCAGCCTGCCCTCCG GCTTTGAACATAAGATCACAGTCCAGGCCTCTCCAACCCTGGACAAGCGGAAAGGATCAGATGGGGCCAGCCCACCCGCAAGCCCCAGCATCATTCCCCGGCTGAGGGCCATTCGCT TGACCCCCGTGGATGGTGGTGGCTGTAGCACCAGTTGCAGCAGCAGTGGTGGCGGTGGGACGTGGGGCCGCAGCAGCGGACCCCCAAAGAAGGAAGAGCTGGTCGGGGGCAAGAAGAAGGGCCGGACCTGGGGGCCCAGCTCCACGCTGCAGAAGGAACGGGCTGGCGGAGAGGAGAG GCTGAAGGCCCTGGGAGAAGGAAGCAAACAGTGGTCATCAAGTGCCCCCAACCTGGGCAAATCCCCCAAACACACACCCATCGCCCCAGGCTTTGCCAGCCTCAATGAAATGG AGGAGTTTGCGGAGTCGGACGGAGGCAACAGCGTGCCCCCGTCCCCCTACACCACCCCGTCCTACCTCACGGTGCCGCTGCCCGCCCAGCCGTCCCCGGGGGCGCGGGCGCCATGGGAGCCGAGTCCGCCCGCGCCGCCCGCCCGGCTCGGGCACGGCTCCCGGCGGCGCTGCGAGCTCGCCCTGCTGGGCTGCGCCACGCTGCTGGGCGCCGTGGGCCTGGGCGCCGACGTGGCCGAGGCGCGCGCGGCGGACGGCGAGGAGCAGCGGCGCTGGCTCGACGGCCTTTTCTTCCCCCGCGGCGGCCGCTTCCCGCGGGGCCTGAGCCCGACCGGGCGCTCTCCCGGCCGCCGTGACGACGCGGCCTCCGGCCCGGGCCTGGCGCCCTCCGCCACCCTCGTGTCACTGTCGTCGGTGTCCGACTGCAACTCCACGCGTTCGCTGCTGCGCTCCGACAGCGACGAGGCTGCGCCGGCCGCGCCCTCCccgccaccctccccacccccgccccaacccAGCACCAACCCCCTGGTGGACCTGGAGCTGGAGAGCTTCAAGAAGGACCCCCGGCAGTCGCTCACGCCCACCCACGTCACGGCCGCGCGCTCTGTGAGCCGCGGACACCGGCGGACGCCGTCGGATGGGGCGCTGGGGCAGCGAGGGGCGCCGGAGCCCACGGGCCCCGGCCCTG GCCCTCGAGATCCCCTGGACTTCCCCCGCCTGCCCGACCCCCAGGCCCTGTTCCCCACCCGCCGTCGGCCCCCCGAGTTCCCGGGCCGCCCCACCACCCTGACCTTCGCCCCAAGGCCCCGGCCAGCCTCCAGCCGTCCCCGCCTGGACCCCTGGAAACTGGTCTCCTTCGGCCAGACGCTCAGCATCTCGCCTCCCAGCAGGCCAGACACTCCGGAGAGCCCGGGGCTCCCCAGCATGCAGCCCACGCTGCTCGACATGGACATGGAGGGGCAAAGCCAGGACAGCACAGTGCCCCTGTGCGGGGCCCATGGCTCCCGCTGA